A stretch of bacterium DNA encodes these proteins:
- a CDS encoding competence/damage-inducible protein A — MSAEIITVGTELLTGSTINTNASYLAEKLTSLGIETCFQTSVGDNYPHLESVLSEAIKRSEVIIVTGGLGPTVDDITKQAVSSVLKTRLVLEPSILSKIERFFKDRKKEIPSNNYNQALIIRGSMIINNETGTAPGLIIERDKSTIILLPGVPRELKQMFEHTVSKYLEKKYSKNLVIKSQTLRTFGPGESDLDEKITHITEKYSNPCIAFLAHTTEVDIKITAKAGNQGIADSLIADVETQIRDCLGDCVFGAEDETMEKIVGAILTLRNKTIAVAESCTGGLISNLLTNVSGSSAYFIESIIAYSNEAKIRLLHVSLHTIEEFGAVSSQTASAMAKGIKELAGTDYGLSVTGIAGPTGGTSEKPVGLVYIGLAHQNGVDTSEHKFFGTRDIIKQKAAQTALDILRRHLINQT; from the coding sequence ATGTCTGCGGAAATTATTACTGTTGGAACAGAGCTGCTCACAGGCAGCACTATCAACACAAATGCATCATATCTTGCAGAAAAACTTACCTCCCTGGGTATAGAAACTTGTTTCCAGACATCTGTTGGAGATAACTATCCTCATCTGGAATCAGTGCTTTCTGAAGCAATTAAACGCTCAGAAGTAATTATTGTTACCGGAGGGTTGGGCCCAACTGTAGATGACATAACTAAACAAGCTGTCTCTAGTGTTCTAAAAACTCGTTTGGTATTGGAACCCAGCATCCTCTCAAAGATAGAACGGTTCTTCAAGGATAGAAAAAAGGAAATACCCTCTAACAATTATAATCAAGCTCTTATTATCAGAGGATCTATGATTATTAATAATGAAACAGGAACAGCTCCCGGCTTAATTATTGAAAGAGACAAAAGCACCATCATTCTGCTTCCTGGTGTTCCAAGAGAATTAAAACAAATGTTTGAACATACTGTTTCTAAATATCTCGAAAAAAAATACAGTAAAAATCTTGTCATTAAATCTCAGACATTAAGAACCTTTGGTCCTGGAGAATCAGATCTTGACGAAAAAATTACACATATTACAGAAAAATATTCAAATCCATGTATTGCATTTTTGGCCCATACTACAGAGGTGGATATAAAAATAACTGCAAAGGCTGGCAATCAGGGCATTGCTGATTCCTTGATAGCAGATGTGGAAACTCAGATAAGAGATTGCCTTGGAGACTGTGTGTTTGGCGCAGAGGATGAAACAATGGAGAAAATTGTTGGAGCTATTTTAACACTGCGAAATAAAACAATTGCTGTTGCTGAATCATGCACTGGAGGGTTGATCTCTAATCTCCTAACAAATGTCTCTGGAAGTTCAGCATATTTCATTGAATCTATTATTGCTTATAGTAATGAAGCAAAAATCAGATTGCTACATGTTTCTTTACACACAATTGAAGAATTCGGAGCAGTAAGCTCCCAGACAGCAAGCGCTATGGCAAAAGGGATAAAAGAACTTGCAGGTACTGATTACGGTCTTTCAGTAACAGGAATAGCAGGACCAACAGGCGGAACTTCAGAGAAACCAGTAGGCTTGGTTTATATCGGACTTGCGCATCAGAATGGAGTAGATACCTCAGAACACAAGTTTTTTGGAACCAGAGACATTATTAAACAAAAAGCTGCACAGACTGCATTGGACATACTAAGAAGACATCTTATAAATCAAACATAA